A region from the Alnus glutinosa chromosome 5, dhAlnGlut1.1, whole genome shotgun sequence genome encodes:
- the LOC133869133 gene encoding putative F-box/LRR-repeat protein 23: MDPPPDEFRNCLALPRDVTASILMRLEAFEILTSAQMVCSPWHNLCKDPSMWRAVHMRNTVAPYWEFPYDLEKMCRHAVDRSCGQLVDINVENFGTDELLRHIADSSSRLKRLRLVKCYGISDKGLSGVAAKLPLLEELDISYSLLSKEALEAVGRCCPLLKSLKFNKRGQKYHGACDEEALAIAENLPELRRLQLFGNKLSNDGLQAILHGCPHLESLDLRQCFNVTLAENLGRRCAEQIKDLRRPHDSTDDYEFDASYELFDEDEDYDYYGYNDYEIFEAYDDPDY, from the exons ATGGACCCTCCTCCTGACGAATTCCGCAACTGTCTGGCTCTGCCCCGGGACGTGACGGCGTCGATCCTGATGAGACTGGAGGCATTCGAGATCCTGACGAGCGCGCAGATGGTGTGCTCGCCGTGGCACAACCTCTGCAAGGACCCGTCGATGTGGCGCGCCGTCCACATGCGCAACACCGTAGCCCCGTACTGGGAGTTCCCGTACGACCTCGAGAAGATGTGCCGCCACGCCGTCGATCGCAGCTGCGGCCAGTTGGTCGATATCAACGTCGAGAACTTCGGCACCGACGAGCTCCTCAGGCACATCGCTGAcag TTCAAGTCGGCTCAAACGCCTTCGACTTGTAAAATGCTATGGCATTTCAGATAAGGGATTGAGCGGAGTGGCTGCAAAACTTCCATTACTAGAGGAGCTTGACATTTCGTACTCCTTATTGTCAAAAGAAGCTCTTGAAGCTGTGGGCCGCTGTTGCCCTCTTTTGAAATCACTCAAATTTAACAAACGAGGGCAGAAGTACCATGGAGCGTGTGATGAGGAGGCACTTGCTATTGCAGAGAACTTGCCTGAATTGCGCCGCCTCCAGCTTTTCGGAAATAAGCTGAGTAATGACGGCTTGCAAGCCATCCTTCATGGTTGTCCTCACCTTGAATCACTTGACCTACGCCAATGTTTCAATGTCACTCTGGCAGAAAATTTGGGAAGAAGATGTGCTGAACAAATTAAAGATTTGCGGCGTCCCCATGATTCCACTGATGACTATGAATTTGATGCTTCTTATGAATTATTCGACGAAGACGAAGACTACGACTACTACGGTTACAATGATTACGAAATCTTTGAAGCCTACGATGACCCCGACTACTGA